From Plectropomus leopardus isolate mb chromosome 4, YSFRI_Pleo_2.0, whole genome shotgun sequence, the proteins below share one genomic window:
- the LOC121942454 gene encoding CDGSH iron-sulfur domain-containing protein 3, mitochondrial-like: MNTSRFLVVALRRGCVQSFRRPISSSAVQCCLQSTKAVPAARMPYRVKVSAGKRYAWCACGHSKKQPFCDGAHKSKAPSISPLRFTPDTDRTVMLCACPTLHNSS, translated from the exons ATGAACACGAGCAGATTTTTAGTGGTCGCTCTGCGCAGAGGATGCGTGCAGAGCTTCAGACGACCCATTTCCTCTTCAGCG GTTCAGTGCTGCCTGCAGTCCACAAAGGCCGTCCCTGCAGCCCGGATGCCCTACAGAGTGAAGGTGTCTGCTGGGAAACGCTACGCCTGGTGTGCTTGTGGACACAGTAAGAAACAG CCTTTCTGTGACGGAGCTCACAAGTCCAAAGCTCCGAGTATCTCTCCTCTGCGCTTCACCCCGGACACAGACAGGACCGTCATGCTGTGTGCCT GTCCAACTCTCCACAATTCCTCCTGA